The following are encoded in a window of Drosophila simulans strain w501 chromosome 3L, Prin_Dsim_3.1, whole genome shotgun sequence genomic DNA:
- the LOC6738476 gene encoding E3 ubiquitin-protein ligase Nedd-4 isoform X4, with amino-acid sequence MSARSSGLVAAAALPVPSSSSSAAGGDVPRPPPRRRAASVAGQQQTRQEFGNGHTPRRSLAAVNDSGDSCHLRIVVLTGQSLAKKDIFGASDPYVRIDLNTINGDINIDSVLTKTKKKTLNPTWNEEFIFRVKPSEHKLVFQVFDENRLTRDDFLGMVELTLVNLPTEQEGRTIGEQSYTLRPRSAKSRIKGTLRIYHAFIRETREQSEPSSGNSDGEWEHVEATNAGETYAQPHPFPTGGHDALPAGWEERQDANGRTYYVNHTARTTQWERPTVLNSHSSQSTDDQLASDFQRRFHISVDDTESGRSADSISHNSIEDNNNAAGLANTPTTAATSSATISPSNTPTNNNGIPAHIAMQNRGEEDQDQDPTVDHTSFVYNSLRHPVAHRQPEISATSLQNDLRPVREAPGVPDIAITNLLTRRAAGNMAGGAGWQQQRRRQQMQLHIQQHQQRQQQLQQNRILLDVDHRQQEPQHRGQRHQQQHRSSNEDTDHTDSHNPSDISAPSTRRNSEEDNAAVPPMEQRSTGGEEEPLPPRWSMQVAPNGRTFFIDHASRRTTWIDPRNGRASPMPNQTRRVEDDLGPLPEGWEERVHTDGRVFYIDHNTRTTQWEDPRLSNPNIAGQAVPYSRDYKQKYEYFKSHIRKPTNVPNKFEIRIRRTSILEDSYRIISSVTKTDLLKTKLWVEFEGETGLDYGGLAREWFYLLSKEMFNPYYGLFEYSAMDNYTLQINNGSGLCNEEHLSYFKFIGRIAGMAVYHGKLLDAFFIRPFYKMMLQKPIDLKDMESVDTEYYNSLMWIKENDPRILELTFCLDEDVFGQKSQHELKPGGANIDVTNENKDEYIKLVIEWRFVARVKEQMSSFLDGFGSIIPLNLIKIFDEHELELLMCGIQNIDVKDWRENTLYKGDYHMNHIIIQWFWRAVLSFSNEMRSRLLQFVTGTSRVPMNGFKELYGSNGPQMFTIEKWGTPNNFPRAHTCFNRLDLPPYEGYLQLKDKLIKAIEGSQGFAGVD; translated from the exons AACGACTCTGGGGACTCGTGTCACCTGCGAATCGTCGTACTCACCGGCCAgtcgctggccaaaaaggatatATTCGGCGCCAG CGACCCGTATGTCAGAATCGATTTGAACACAATCAACGGTGATATTAATATTGACTCTGTTTTGACGAAGACCAAAAAGAAG ACACTGAATCCAACCTGGAATGAAGAGTTCATATTTAGA GTTAAACCGTCTGAGCATAAGCTTGTGTTTCAAGTATTTGACGAGAATCGCCTGACACGCGACGACTTCCTGGGCATGGTGGAGCTGACCCTGGTGAATCTGCCTACCGAGCAGGAGGGTCGCACCATCGGAGAACAAAGCTACACTCTGCGCCCGCGCAG CGCCAAATCCCGCATCAAGGGCACCCTGCGCATCTACCATGCCTTTATCCGGGAGACGCGGGAGCAGAGCGAGCCATCTAGTGGCAATAGCGATGGCGAGTGGGAGCACGTGGAGGCCACCAATGCCGGTGAGACGTATGCCCAGCCG CACCCATTTCCTACTGGTGGCCACGATGCCCTACCCGCTGGATGGGAGGAACGCCAGGATGCCAACGGGCGCACGTACTATGTGAATCACACGGCGAGGACGACGCAATGGGAGAGACCTACTGT CTTAAACAGCCACAGTAGCCAATCTACTGACGACCAGTTGGCCTCGGATTTCCAGAGACGTTTCCACATCAGCGTAGACGACACGGAGTCAGGACGTTCGGCG GACTCCATCAGTCACAATAGTATAGAGGACAATAACAATGCTGCTGGCTTAGCAAATActccaacaacagcagccacctCATCGGCAACGATCTCACCATCCAACACCccaacaaacaacaatggAATTCCCGCACACATTGCCATGCAAAATCGCGGAGAGGAAGATCAAGATCAAGATCCAACAGTGGACCATACCAG TTTTGTTTACAATTCCCTGCGACATCCTGTCGCCCATAGGCAGCCCGAAATCTCAGCGACCAGTTTGCAGAACGACCTGCGGCCGGTGCGGGAGGCTCCCGGTGTGCCGGATATAGCCATAACCAACTTGTTGACGCGGCGGGCCGCGGGCAATATGGCCGGCGGTGCGGgatggcagcaacaacggcGGCGACAGCAGATGCAACTGCATatccagcagcatcagcagcggcaacagcaactacaGCAGAATAGAATATTG CTTGATGTGGATCATCGTCAGCAGGAGCCGCAACATCGGGGTCAGagacaccagcagcaacatcggtCATCG AATGAAGACACCGATCACACAGACAGCCACAATCCCTCTGACATCTCAGCTCCGTCCACACGACGCAATTCCGAGGAAGACAACGCGGCTGTGCCTCCCATGGAACAA AGGAGTACTGGTGGTGAAGAGGAACCTCTGCCACCGCGCTGGTCGATGCAGGTAGCCCCCAACGGAAGGACATTCTTCATTGATCATGCGTCCAGGAGGACCACTTGGATAGACCCGCGCAACGGACGGGCCAGCCCTATGCCAAATCAAACTCGTCGCGTCGAGGACGACCTGGGTCCCTTACCAGAGGGCTGGGAGGAGCGGGTACACACCGACGGACGCGTATTCTATATAGATCATA ACACGCGAACCACGCAGTGGGAAGATCCTCGCTTGTCCAATCCAAATATTGCCGGTCAGGCTGTGCCCTATTCTCGAGATTACAAGCAGAAATACGAGTATTTCAAGAGTCACATTAGAAAGCCT ACAAATGTaccaaataaatttgaaatacgTATTCGTCGTACGTCGATACTGGAGGATTCATACAGAATTATTAGTTCGGTAACGAAGACCGATTTACTAAAGACTAAATTATGGGTAGAGTTTGAAGGAGAAACTGGCTTAG ATTATGGCGGCCTCGCAAGGGAATGGTTCTATTTATTATCAAAAGAAATGTTCAATCCGTACTACGGGCTATTCGAGTACTCGGCCATGGACAACTACACGCTCCAGATAAACAATGGCAGTGGTTTGTGCAACGAGGAGCATTTAAGTTACTTTAA ATTCATTGGCCGTATTGCGGGCATGGCTGTGTATCACGGAAAGCTGCTAGATGCCTTTTTCATTCGTCCATTCTACAAGATGATGCTGCAGAAGCCTATTGACCTAAAGGACATGGAGTCTGTGGACACGGAGTACTACAACTCGCTGATGTGGATTAAGGAGAACGATCCACGGATTCTGGAACTGACTTTCTGCCTGGATGAAGACGTTTTTGGGCAAAAGAGTCAGCACGAACTAAAGCCCGGCGGCGCCAACATAGACGTGACTAACGAAAACAAGGATGAATACATTAA ACTGGTTATCGAATGGCGCTTTGTGGCACGTGTCAAGGAGCAGATGTCGTCTTTCCTTGATGGTTTTGGATCGATAATTCCGCTTAATCTTATTAAGATTTTCGACGAGCACGAACTGGAGCTACTGATGTGTGGCATACAGAACATCGATGTGAAGGATTGGCGCGAGAATACTCTGTACAAGGGCGACTACCACATGAATCATATAATTATCCAGTGGTTCTGGAGGGCTGTACTTTCCTTCTCCAACGAGATGCGTTCTCGCCTGCTGCAATTTGTTACGGGCACTTCACGCGTGCCCATGAACGGTTTCAAGGAGCTTTACGGCTCAAATGGCCCCCAGATGTTTACTATCGAAAAGTGGGGCACTCCTAATAACTTTCCAAGGGCACATACCTG TTTCAATCGCCTGGACCTGCCACCCTATGAAGGCTACCTGCAACTGAAGGACAAACTAATCAAGGCCATCGAGGGCAGCCAAGGATTCGCTGGAGTTGATTAA
- the LOC6738476 gene encoding E3 ubiquitin-protein ligase Nedd-4 isoform X2, which yields MSARSSGLVAAAALPVPSSSSSAAGGDVPRPPPRRRAASVAGQQQTRQEFGNGHTPRRSLAAVNDSGDSCHLRIVVLTGQSLAKKDIFGASDPYVRIDLNTINGDINIDSVLTKTKKKTLNPTWNEEFIFRVKPSEHKLVFQVFDENRLTRDDFLGMVELTLVNLPTEQEGRTIGEQSYTLRPRRSVGAKSRIKGTLRIYHAFIRETREQSEPSSGNSDGEWEHVEATNAGETYAQPHPFPTGGHDALPAGWEERQDANGRTYYVNHTARTTQWERPTVLNSHSSQSTDDQLASDFQRRFHISVDDTESGRSADSISHNSIEDNNNAAGLANTPTTAATSSATISPSNTPTNNNGIPAHIAMQNRGEEDQDQDPTVDHTSFVYNSLRHPVAHRQPEISATSLQNDLRPVREAPGVPDIAITNLLTRRAAGNMAGGAGWQQQRRRQQMQLHIQQHQQRQQQLQQNRILLDVDHRQQEPQHRGQRHQQQHRSSNEDTDHTDSHNPSDISAPSTRRNSEEDNAAVPPMEQRSTGGEEEPLPPRWSMQVAPNGRTFFIDHASRRTTWIDPRNGRASPMPNQTRRVEDDLGPLPEGWEERVHTDGRVFYIDHNTRTTQWEDPRLSNPNIAGQAVPYSRDYKQKYEYFKSHIRKPTNVPNKFEIRIRRTSILEDSYRIISSVTKTDLLKTKLWVEFEGETGLDYGGLAREWFYLLSKEMFNPYYGLFEYSAMDNYTLQINNGSGLCNEEHLSYFKFIGRIAGMAVYHGKLLDAFFIRPFYKMMLQKPIDLKDMESVDTEYYNSLMWIKENDPRILELTFCLDEDVFGQKSQHELKPGGANIDVTNENKDEYIKLVIEWRFVARVKEQMSSFLDGFGSIIPLNLIKIFDEHELELLMCGIQNIDVKDWRENTLYKGDYHMNHIIIQWFWRAVLSFSNEMRSRLLQFVTGTSRVPMNGFKELYGSNGPQMFTIEKWGTPNNFPRAHTCFNRLDLPPYEGYLQLKDKLIKAIEGSQGFAGVD from the exons AACGACTCTGGGGACTCGTGTCACCTGCGAATCGTCGTACTCACCGGCCAgtcgctggccaaaaaggatatATTCGGCGCCAG CGACCCGTATGTCAGAATCGATTTGAACACAATCAACGGTGATATTAATATTGACTCTGTTTTGACGAAGACCAAAAAGAAG ACACTGAATCCAACCTGGAATGAAGAGTTCATATTTAGA GTTAAACCGTCTGAGCATAAGCTTGTGTTTCAAGTATTTGACGAGAATCGCCTGACACGCGACGACTTCCTGGGCATGGTGGAGCTGACCCTGGTGAATCTGCCTACCGAGCAGGAGGGTCGCACCATCGGAGAACAAAGCTACACTCTGCGCCCGCGCAGGTCAGTAGG CGCCAAATCCCGCATCAAGGGCACCCTGCGCATCTACCATGCCTTTATCCGGGAGACGCGGGAGCAGAGCGAGCCATCTAGTGGCAATAGCGATGGCGAGTGGGAGCACGTGGAGGCCACCAATGCCGGTGAGACGTATGCCCAGCCG CACCCATTTCCTACTGGTGGCCACGATGCCCTACCCGCTGGATGGGAGGAACGCCAGGATGCCAACGGGCGCACGTACTATGTGAATCACACGGCGAGGACGACGCAATGGGAGAGACCTACTGT CTTAAACAGCCACAGTAGCCAATCTACTGACGACCAGTTGGCCTCGGATTTCCAGAGACGTTTCCACATCAGCGTAGACGACACGGAGTCAGGACGTTCGGCG GACTCCATCAGTCACAATAGTATAGAGGACAATAACAATGCTGCTGGCTTAGCAAATActccaacaacagcagccacctCATCGGCAACGATCTCACCATCCAACACCccaacaaacaacaatggAATTCCCGCACACATTGCCATGCAAAATCGCGGAGAGGAAGATCAAGATCAAGATCCAACAGTGGACCATACCAG TTTTGTTTACAATTCCCTGCGACATCCTGTCGCCCATAGGCAGCCCGAAATCTCAGCGACCAGTTTGCAGAACGACCTGCGGCCGGTGCGGGAGGCTCCCGGTGTGCCGGATATAGCCATAACCAACTTGTTGACGCGGCGGGCCGCGGGCAATATGGCCGGCGGTGCGGgatggcagcaacaacggcGGCGACAGCAGATGCAACTGCATatccagcagcatcagcagcggcaacagcaactacaGCAGAATAGAATATTG CTTGATGTGGATCATCGTCAGCAGGAGCCGCAACATCGGGGTCAGagacaccagcagcaacatcggtCATCG AATGAAGACACCGATCACACAGACAGCCACAATCCCTCTGACATCTCAGCTCCGTCCACACGACGCAATTCCGAGGAAGACAACGCGGCTGTGCCTCCCATGGAACAA AGGAGTACTGGTGGTGAAGAGGAACCTCTGCCACCGCGCTGGTCGATGCAGGTAGCCCCCAACGGAAGGACATTCTTCATTGATCATGCGTCCAGGAGGACCACTTGGATAGACCCGCGCAACGGACGGGCCAGCCCTATGCCAAATCAAACTCGTCGCGTCGAGGACGACCTGGGTCCCTTACCAGAGGGCTGGGAGGAGCGGGTACACACCGACGGACGCGTATTCTATATAGATCATA ACACGCGAACCACGCAGTGGGAAGATCCTCGCTTGTCCAATCCAAATATTGCCGGTCAGGCTGTGCCCTATTCTCGAGATTACAAGCAGAAATACGAGTATTTCAAGAGTCACATTAGAAAGCCT ACAAATGTaccaaataaatttgaaatacgTATTCGTCGTACGTCGATACTGGAGGATTCATACAGAATTATTAGTTCGGTAACGAAGACCGATTTACTAAAGACTAAATTATGGGTAGAGTTTGAAGGAGAAACTGGCTTAG ATTATGGCGGCCTCGCAAGGGAATGGTTCTATTTATTATCAAAAGAAATGTTCAATCCGTACTACGGGCTATTCGAGTACTCGGCCATGGACAACTACACGCTCCAGATAAACAATGGCAGTGGTTTGTGCAACGAGGAGCATTTAAGTTACTTTAA ATTCATTGGCCGTATTGCGGGCATGGCTGTGTATCACGGAAAGCTGCTAGATGCCTTTTTCATTCGTCCATTCTACAAGATGATGCTGCAGAAGCCTATTGACCTAAAGGACATGGAGTCTGTGGACACGGAGTACTACAACTCGCTGATGTGGATTAAGGAGAACGATCCACGGATTCTGGAACTGACTTTCTGCCTGGATGAAGACGTTTTTGGGCAAAAGAGTCAGCACGAACTAAAGCCCGGCGGCGCCAACATAGACGTGACTAACGAAAACAAGGATGAATACATTAA ACTGGTTATCGAATGGCGCTTTGTGGCACGTGTCAAGGAGCAGATGTCGTCTTTCCTTGATGGTTTTGGATCGATAATTCCGCTTAATCTTATTAAGATTTTCGACGAGCACGAACTGGAGCTACTGATGTGTGGCATACAGAACATCGATGTGAAGGATTGGCGCGAGAATACTCTGTACAAGGGCGACTACCACATGAATCATATAATTATCCAGTGGTTCTGGAGGGCTGTACTTTCCTTCTCCAACGAGATGCGTTCTCGCCTGCTGCAATTTGTTACGGGCACTTCACGCGTGCCCATGAACGGTTTCAAGGAGCTTTACGGCTCAAATGGCCCCCAGATGTTTACTATCGAAAAGTGGGGCACTCCTAATAACTTTCCAAGGGCACATACCTG TTTCAATCGCCTGGACCTGCCACCCTATGAAGGCTACCTGCAACTGAAGGACAAACTAATCAAGGCCATCGAGGGCAGCCAAGGATTCGCTGGAGTTGATTAA
- the LOC6738476 gene encoding E3 ubiquitin-protein ligase Nedd-4 isoform X8, producing MSARSSGLVAAAALPVPSSSSSAAGGDVPRPPPRRRAASVAGQQQTRQEFGNGHTPRRSLAAVNDSGDSCHLRIVVLTGQSLAKKDIFGASDPYVRIDLNTINGDINIDSVLTKTKKKTLNPTWNEEFIFRVKPSEHKLVFQVFDENRLTRDDFLGMVELTLVNLPTEQEGRTIGEQSYTLRPRRSVGAKSRIKGTLRIYHAFIRETREQSEPSSGNSDGEWEHVEATNAGETYAQPHPFPTGGHDALPAGWEERQDANGRTYYVNHTARTTQWERPTVLNSHSSQSTDDQLASDFQRRFHISVDDTESGRSADSISHNSIEDNNNAAGLANTPTTAATSSATISPSNTPTNNNGIPAHIAMQNRGEEDQDQDPTVDHTSFVYNSLRHPVAHRQPEISATSLQNDLRPVREAPGVPDIAITNLLTRRAAGNMAGGAGWQQQRRRQQMQLHIQQHQQRQQQLQQNRILNEDTDHTDSHNPSDISAPSTRRNSEEDNAAVPPMEQRSTGGEEEPLPPRWSMQVAPNGRTFFIDHASRRTTWIDPRNGRASPMPNQTRRVEDDLGPLPEGWEERVHTDGRVFYIDHNTRTTQWEDPRLSNPNIAGQAVPYSRDYKQKYEYFKSHIRKPTNVPNKFEIRIRRTSILEDSYRIISSVTKTDLLKTKLWVEFEGETGLDYGGLAREWFYLLSKEMFNPYYGLFEYSAMDNYTLQINNGSGLCNEEHLSYFKFIGRIAGMAVYHGKLLDAFFIRPFYKMMLQKPIDLKDMESVDTEYYNSLMWIKENDPRILELTFCLDEDVFGQKSQHELKPGGANIDVTNENKDEYIKLVIEWRFVARVKEQMSSFLDGFGSIIPLNLIKIFDEHELELLMCGIQNIDVKDWRENTLYKGDYHMNHIIIQWFWRAVLSFSNEMRSRLLQFVTGTSRVPMNGFKELYGSNGPQMFTIEKWGTPNNFPRAHTCFNRLDLPPYEGYLQLKDKLIKAIEGSQGFAGVD from the exons AACGACTCTGGGGACTCGTGTCACCTGCGAATCGTCGTACTCACCGGCCAgtcgctggccaaaaaggatatATTCGGCGCCAG CGACCCGTATGTCAGAATCGATTTGAACACAATCAACGGTGATATTAATATTGACTCTGTTTTGACGAAGACCAAAAAGAAG ACACTGAATCCAACCTGGAATGAAGAGTTCATATTTAGA GTTAAACCGTCTGAGCATAAGCTTGTGTTTCAAGTATTTGACGAGAATCGCCTGACACGCGACGACTTCCTGGGCATGGTGGAGCTGACCCTGGTGAATCTGCCTACCGAGCAGGAGGGTCGCACCATCGGAGAACAAAGCTACACTCTGCGCCCGCGCAGGTCAGTAGG CGCCAAATCCCGCATCAAGGGCACCCTGCGCATCTACCATGCCTTTATCCGGGAGACGCGGGAGCAGAGCGAGCCATCTAGTGGCAATAGCGATGGCGAGTGGGAGCACGTGGAGGCCACCAATGCCGGTGAGACGTATGCCCAGCCG CACCCATTTCCTACTGGTGGCCACGATGCCCTACCCGCTGGATGGGAGGAACGCCAGGATGCCAACGGGCGCACGTACTATGTGAATCACACGGCGAGGACGACGCAATGGGAGAGACCTACTGT CTTAAACAGCCACAGTAGCCAATCTACTGACGACCAGTTGGCCTCGGATTTCCAGAGACGTTTCCACATCAGCGTAGACGACACGGAGTCAGGACGTTCGGCG GACTCCATCAGTCACAATAGTATAGAGGACAATAACAATGCTGCTGGCTTAGCAAATActccaacaacagcagccacctCATCGGCAACGATCTCACCATCCAACACCccaacaaacaacaatggAATTCCCGCACACATTGCCATGCAAAATCGCGGAGAGGAAGATCAAGATCAAGATCCAACAGTGGACCATACCAG TTTTGTTTACAATTCCCTGCGACATCCTGTCGCCCATAGGCAGCCCGAAATCTCAGCGACCAGTTTGCAGAACGACCTGCGGCCGGTGCGGGAGGCTCCCGGTGTGCCGGATATAGCCATAACCAACTTGTTGACGCGGCGGGCCGCGGGCAATATGGCCGGCGGTGCGGgatggcagcaacaacggcGGCGACAGCAGATGCAACTGCATatccagcagcatcagcagcggcaacagcaactacaGCAGAATAGAATATTG AATGAAGACACCGATCACACAGACAGCCACAATCCCTCTGACATCTCAGCTCCGTCCACACGACGCAATTCCGAGGAAGACAACGCGGCTGTGCCTCCCATGGAACAA AGGAGTACTGGTGGTGAAGAGGAACCTCTGCCACCGCGCTGGTCGATGCAGGTAGCCCCCAACGGAAGGACATTCTTCATTGATCATGCGTCCAGGAGGACCACTTGGATAGACCCGCGCAACGGACGGGCCAGCCCTATGCCAAATCAAACTCGTCGCGTCGAGGACGACCTGGGTCCCTTACCAGAGGGCTGGGAGGAGCGGGTACACACCGACGGACGCGTATTCTATATAGATCATA ACACGCGAACCACGCAGTGGGAAGATCCTCGCTTGTCCAATCCAAATATTGCCGGTCAGGCTGTGCCCTATTCTCGAGATTACAAGCAGAAATACGAGTATTTCAAGAGTCACATTAGAAAGCCT ACAAATGTaccaaataaatttgaaatacgTATTCGTCGTACGTCGATACTGGAGGATTCATACAGAATTATTAGTTCGGTAACGAAGACCGATTTACTAAAGACTAAATTATGGGTAGAGTTTGAAGGAGAAACTGGCTTAG ATTATGGCGGCCTCGCAAGGGAATGGTTCTATTTATTATCAAAAGAAATGTTCAATCCGTACTACGGGCTATTCGAGTACTCGGCCATGGACAACTACACGCTCCAGATAAACAATGGCAGTGGTTTGTGCAACGAGGAGCATTTAAGTTACTTTAA ATTCATTGGCCGTATTGCGGGCATGGCTGTGTATCACGGAAAGCTGCTAGATGCCTTTTTCATTCGTCCATTCTACAAGATGATGCTGCAGAAGCCTATTGACCTAAAGGACATGGAGTCTGTGGACACGGAGTACTACAACTCGCTGATGTGGATTAAGGAGAACGATCCACGGATTCTGGAACTGACTTTCTGCCTGGATGAAGACGTTTTTGGGCAAAAGAGTCAGCACGAACTAAAGCCCGGCGGCGCCAACATAGACGTGACTAACGAAAACAAGGATGAATACATTAA ACTGGTTATCGAATGGCGCTTTGTGGCACGTGTCAAGGAGCAGATGTCGTCTTTCCTTGATGGTTTTGGATCGATAATTCCGCTTAATCTTATTAAGATTTTCGACGAGCACGAACTGGAGCTACTGATGTGTGGCATACAGAACATCGATGTGAAGGATTGGCGCGAGAATACTCTGTACAAGGGCGACTACCACATGAATCATATAATTATCCAGTGGTTCTGGAGGGCTGTACTTTCCTTCTCCAACGAGATGCGTTCTCGCCTGCTGCAATTTGTTACGGGCACTTCACGCGTGCCCATGAACGGTTTCAAGGAGCTTTACGGCTCAAATGGCCCCCAGATGTTTACTATCGAAAAGTGGGGCACTCCTAATAACTTTCCAAGGGCACATACCTG TTTCAATCGCCTGGACCTGCCACCCTATGAAGGCTACCTGCAACTGAAGGACAAACTAATCAAGGCCATCGAGGGCAGCCAAGGATTCGCTGGAGTTGATTAA